The following are encoded in a window of Phaseolus vulgaris cultivar G19833 chromosome 3, P. vulgaris v2.0, whole genome shotgun sequence genomic DNA:
- the LOC137807876 gene encoding GDSL esterase/lipase At5g62930, translating to MVRPKIVLFGDSITEQSIRENGWGVSLANAYSRRADVLVRGYGGYNTRWAMFLLHHLFPLDSTTPPIATTIFFGANDAALIGRTSERQHVPYEEFKENLRKFVRHLKECSPTMKIVLITPPPVNEKGRLAYAKSKYGEKATEVPERINEVTVQYANACLEVAYEMGVSCINLWAIMQHTDGWQTKYLSDGLHLTAEGNTVVYREVIKVFDEAGLSADNLPFDFPHHSKIDSKHPERAFQQNACDVQL from the exons ATGGTGAGGCCAAAGATAGTGTTGTTTGGAGATTCCATAACGGAGCAATCCATCAGAGAGAATGGATGGGGTGTTTCGCTTGCCAATGCATATTCCCGTAGG GCTGATGTACTTGTTCGAGGTTATGGTGGATACAACACTAGGTGGGCTATGTTCTTACTGCACCACCTCTTCCCTCTG GACTCAACTACACCACCTATTGCTACCACAATTTTTTTTGGTGCTAATGATGCAGCTTTGATAGGAAGAACCAGTGAAAGGCAACATGTACCTTATGAAGAATTCAAAGAGAACCTTAGAAAATTTGTTCGACACTTAAAG GAATGCTCACCAACTATGAAAATTGTGCTTATTACTCCACCTCCAGTTAATGAGAAAGGACGCCTGGCATATGCAAA ATCCAAATACGGTGAGAAGGCTACCGAAGTACCTGAAAGAATAAATGAAGTAACTGTTCAATATGCTAACGCCTGTCTTGAGGTCGCATATGAAATGGGCGTGTCGTGTATCAATCTGTGGGCCATAATGCAACACACAGATGGCTGGCAAACGAAATATTTGAG TGATGGGTTGCATCTGACAGCAGAAGGAAATACAGTAGTTTACAGAGAAGTGATAAAGGTGTTCGATGAAGCTGGACTTTCTGCTGATAACTTGCCATTTGATTTCCCTCACCACTCAAAAATTGATTCTAAGCATCCTGAGAGAGCTTTCCAGCAGAATGCTTGTGATGTCCAATTGTGA